The following proteins are encoded in a genomic region of Haloarcula marina:
- a CDS encoding METTL5 family protein: protein MPTKSALAQQLGVVAGFDNPQASLEQYRTPPELAAHLIHTADLQGDVQDRTVVDLGCGTGMLALGAALRAPTAVVGVDIDPAPLATARQNERKVGSTTSVSWVRADATRAPLCPPSDTTVVMNPPFGAQSGNEHADRSFLATAADIAAVSYSVHNEGSREFVESFASDNGGDVTHAFETEFELPRQFDFHEADKRHITAEVYRIVWA, encoded by the coding sequence ATGCCGACAAAGAGTGCGCTCGCCCAGCAACTCGGTGTCGTCGCGGGGTTCGACAACCCACAGGCCAGCCTCGAACAGTACCGGACGCCGCCGGAACTGGCGGCCCACCTGATTCACACGGCTGACCTGCAAGGCGACGTGCAAGACCGCACCGTCGTCGACTTGGGGTGTGGGACCGGGATGCTGGCGCTCGGGGCGGCGCTCAGAGCGCCGACTGCCGTCGTCGGTGTGGACATCGACCCCGCGCCGTTGGCGACGGCCCGGCAGAACGAGCGCAAGGTCGGATCGACGACGTCCGTCTCGTGGGTGCGCGCGGACGCGACGCGAGCGCCGCTCTGCCCCCCGTCCGACACGACGGTGGTGATGAACCCGCCGTTCGGCGCGCAGTCGGGGAACGAACACGCCGACCGCAGTTTCTTGGCGACTGCCGCCGACATCGCCGCCGTCTCCTACTCCGTCCACAACGAGGGAAGTCGCGAGTTCGTGGAGTCGTTCGCCAGCGACAACGGCGGCGACGTGACCCACGCCTTCGAGACGGAGTTCGAACTCCCGCGGCAGTTCGACTTCCACGAGGCAGATAAACGCCACATCACCGCCGAAGTGTACCGAATCGTCTGGGCCTAG
- a CDS encoding HalOD1 output domain-containing protein, which yields MADKDSAAISEVDTGDIEPTPLDSEPSYDPRTDTYTTAFDADRTDAGYALVEALAKVRCCDVKELPPLSDSLDPDALTMLIGEADAPISVDVIIDGFRATIRSDGRIEIEPPN from the coding sequence ATGGCTGACAAGGACTCGGCAGCTATCAGTGAGGTCGATACCGGCGATATTGAACCGACGCCGCTCGACTCGGAACCGTCGTACGACCCGCGGACCGATACGTACACCACGGCGTTCGACGCCGACCGCACCGACGCGGGGTACGCGCTCGTCGAGGCGCTTGCGAAGGTCCGGTGCTGTGACGTGAAAGAGCTCCCGCCGCTGTCGGATTCGCTGGACCCGGATGCGCTGACGATGCTAATCGGTGAGGCCGATGCGCCAATCAGCGTTGACGTGATCATCGATGGGTTCCGCGCAACGATTCGAAGCGACGGGCGAATCGAAATCGAACCGCCGAACTGA
- a CDS encoding YlbF family regulator, translating to MSIESDTAADPVDSSVDELAAEFGQAIAELPVYQRYAEAKEAVENDEEAQEAIQEFEQLREEFQLARQTGRASQEDLRKLQAAQEDLHEIEVMSEYLQVQNDLELRLQELNELVSEQLVVDFGGKAGGCCED from the coding sequence ATGAGCATCGAGAGTGACACCGCCGCCGACCCCGTCGATTCGAGCGTCGACGAACTCGCCGCCGAGTTCGGGCAGGCCATCGCGGAACTGCCCGTCTATCAGCGCTACGCCGAGGCCAAGGAAGCGGTCGAGAACGACGAGGAAGCCCAGGAGGCGATTCAGGAGTTCGAGCAACTGCGCGAAGAGTTCCAGTTGGCCCGACAAACCGGCCGCGCCTCCCAAGAGGACCTCCGCAAACTGCAGGCCGCACAGGAGGACCTCCACGAGATTGAGGTGATGAGCGAGTATCTGCAGGTCCAGAACGACCTCGAACTCCGCCTGCAGGAACTGAACGAACTCGTCTCCGAGCAACTCGTCGTCGACTTCGGTGGGAAGGCCGGCGGTTGCTGCGAGGACTGA
- a CDS encoding rhomboid family intramembrane serine protease, producing the protein MMQVWVPEALAAAPFRPAAVVLAVVVGMVGLRRLTGDRLTAPLRRRLLFGVPWGTLLTMAGVLAIYLFVQGAWWYHHPLVTPFRTWSYFYPLGMLTGPFTHSGQAHITGNLLGTLLYGTVVEYVWGHYPEERGVQTFTSLSTNPFARILAVPAAMAVVGVFTGLFAVGPVVGFSGVVFALAGFALVTRPYLFLGALLGSRIVNQIYTALLYPEPTVGGTTRFVTPWWANIAIQGHAIGLLAGIVVAGAYLWHRQERPATTRVFFATLVYAVSNGLWAVYVPVGGGRFTLFRWLGTALVFVLALLVAAATAQLHHRLPRFERDWHSVAGVVLLVAFGALCLASVPANTVAIGPDNVPQDGVTVRDYVVTYDEDVRNEYVASISLPLGLGDDRTNVSESGVIVASDQREVWIAAVPKGRLALDQRATVVVGGVGWRETVVASRTGWRVLGNDTVYRVQLRREGGDPQTAFTSAPSTADARLDGRNVTLRPGSGGFELKVTRKNGTSVVGPLPANMTTETVGGLTFLRNRTDLYASVNQTRVKIAQKQTPPER; encoded by the coding sequence ATGATGCAGGTGTGGGTGCCGGAGGCGTTGGCAGCGGCGCCGTTTCGACCGGCGGCAGTCGTCCTCGCCGTCGTCGTCGGGATGGTCGGCCTCCGCCGGCTCACCGGCGACCGATTGACCGCCCCGCTCCGCCGTCGACTGCTGTTCGGGGTGCCGTGGGGGACGCTACTCACGATGGCTGGCGTCCTCGCTATCTACCTGTTCGTCCAGGGGGCGTGGTGGTATCACCATCCGCTCGTGACGCCGTTCCGGACGTGGTCGTACTTCTACCCGCTCGGAATGTTGACCGGTCCGTTCACCCACAGCGGGCAGGCCCACATCACGGGAAACCTGCTGGGAACCCTGTTGTACGGGACCGTCGTCGAGTACGTCTGGGGCCACTACCCCGAGGAGCGCGGCGTCCAGACGTTCACCTCGCTGTCGACGAACCCGTTCGCACGCATCCTGGCCGTCCCGGCGGCGATGGCCGTCGTCGGCGTGTTCACCGGCCTGTTCGCCGTCGGCCCCGTCGTGGGCTTCTCGGGCGTGGTGTTCGCGCTGGCCGGGTTCGCCCTGGTGACGCGACCGTATCTCTTCCTGGGCGCGCTCTTGGGAAGCCGAATTGTGAACCAGATATACACGGCGCTGTTGTACCCCGAACCGACCGTCGGCGGGACCACCCGGTTCGTGACACCGTGGTGGGCTAACATCGCGATTCAGGGCCACGCCATCGGCTTGCTCGCGGGCATCGTCGTCGCGGGCGCGTACCTCTGGCACCGCCAGGAGCGACCCGCGACGACGCGGGTGTTCTTCGCGACGCTCGTTTACGCCGTCTCGAACGGCCTCTGGGCGGTCTACGTTCCGGTCGGGGGCGGCCGTTTCACGCTGTTCCGGTGGCTGGGGACGGCGCTGGTGTTCGTCCTCGCCCTCCTCGTCGCCGCCGCCACGGCCCAACTCCACCACCGACTCCCGCGGTTCGAACGGGATTGGCACTCGGTGGCCGGAGTGGTCCTCCTCGTCGCCTTCGGCGCGCTCTGTCTCGCGTCGGTGCCCGCCAACACGGTCGCCATCGGTCCCGACAACGTCCCCCAGGACGGCGTGACGGTGCGGGACTACGTCGTCACCTACGACGAGGACGTGCGCAACGAATACGTCGCCAGCATCTCCCTCCCGTTGGGACTCGGTGACGACCGGACGAACGTCTCCGAGAGCGGCGTCATCGTCGCGAGCGACCAGCGCGAGGTGTGGATAGCCGCGGTACCGAAGGGGCGGTTGGCGCTGGACCAGCGCGCAACCGTCGTCGTCGGCGGCGTCGGGTGGCGAGAGACCGTCGTCGCCTCTCGAACCGGGTGGCGCGTCCTCGGGAACGACACGGTGTATCGCGTCCAACTCCGCCGCGAGGGGGGCGACCCACAGACCGCGTTCACCTCTGCGCCGTCGACGGCCGACGCCCGACTCGACGGTCGAAACGTCACGCTCAGGCCCGGGAGCGGAGGGTTCGAACTGAAGGTCACTCGGAAGAACGGCACGTCCGTCGTCGGCCCCCTGCCCGCCAACATGACCACCGAAACGGTCGGCGGCCTCACGTTCCTGCGCAACCGAACGGACCTGTACGCCAGTGTGAACCAGACGCGGGTGAAAATCGCACAGAAGCAGACGCCGCCCGAGCGCTAG
- a CDS encoding MFS transporter — MRELLRNRTFCRLLAGRLVTNAGDSIYYVAALWLVHDLAQSTLYTGIASFLVMAPGMLQFAVGPLVDDVEVRWALVVTQAIQGLLVLTIPAAEWLGVLSVELVLVVIPLASLVNLVTYPAQSSALPRAVDRENLPTANAVFNTAHEGVNMTFNAVGGILVGMAAVGAVGAFLVDAATFGVAILLFVGLTLPERRSGTDVDSDGAASVETATTDGGADPSDENSEGDGSESVGERVRRYTGDFRDGIAYLRGTAFVPVLLPQVFISFATGMLLAILPAFAAMRGGSGLYGVLLSALAAGALVGSVLSARLDGVPYGYLMLGGTALTGLAWIGAALSTWTPAVVAFFALAIVYSGGNSVLFDTLVQTVVPEAKLGRVTSAMTTLQGTATPFGSLVGGAAAAVVGPVPLVIAVGVANLLGTLYFALSASLRTLPAVRDVEYGDDRIEQFRSGP; from the coding sequence GTGCGCGAACTGCTCCGTAACCGGACGTTTTGCCGCCTCCTCGCCGGTCGCCTCGTGACGAACGCGGGCGACAGTATCTACTACGTCGCGGCGCTGTGGTTGGTCCACGACCTGGCTCAGTCGACGCTCTATACGGGCATCGCGTCGTTTCTCGTGATGGCCCCCGGCATGTTGCAGTTCGCCGTCGGTCCCCTCGTCGACGACGTAGAGGTTCGGTGGGCGCTCGTCGTCACTCAGGCGATACAGGGGTTGCTCGTGCTGACGATTCCGGCCGCCGAATGGCTGGGCGTTCTGTCCGTCGAACTCGTCTTGGTGGTCATCCCGCTGGCGTCGCTCGTCAATCTGGTCACTTACCCCGCGCAGTCGTCGGCGCTCCCGCGCGCCGTCGACCGGGAGAACCTCCCGACGGCCAACGCGGTGTTCAACACGGCCCACGAGGGCGTCAACATGACGTTCAACGCCGTGGGCGGGATTCTGGTTGGGATGGCCGCCGTCGGTGCGGTGGGGGCGTTCCTCGTCGACGCGGCGACGTTCGGCGTCGCCATCCTCCTGTTCGTCGGCCTCACCCTTCCAGAGCGACGGTCGGGCACCGACGTCGATTCGGACGGGGCGGCGAGCGTCGAGACGGCGACGACTGACGGCGGAGCGGACCCGTCGGACGAGAACAGCGAGGGCGACGGTTCAGAATCCGTCGGCGAGCGAGTCCGACGGTACACCGGAGATTTTCGCGACGGCATCGCATACCTCCGTGGGACGGCGTTCGTCCCCGTGTTGCTCCCGCAGGTGTTCATCAGTTTCGCGACGGGGATGCTGCTGGCGATACTCCCGGCGTTCGCCGCGATGCGCGGCGGGTCGGGATTGTACGGCGTGCTGCTGTCGGCGCTCGCGGCGGGCGCGTTGGTCGGGTCCGTCCTCTCGGCGCGCCTGGACGGCGTGCCCTACGGCTACCTCATGCTCGGCGGGACTGCGCTCACCGGTCTCGCGTGGATAGGCGCGGCGCTGTCGACGTGGACGCCCGCCGTCGTCGCGTTCTTCGCGCTCGCTATCGTCTACTCCGGGGGTAACAGTGTCCTGTTCGATACGCTCGTCCAGACCGTCGTCCCGGAGGCCAAACTTGGCCGGGTTACGAGCGCGATGACGACCCTCCAGGGCACCGCGACGCCGTTCGGGTCGCTGGTCGGCGGCGCGGCGGCGGCCGTCGTCGGCCCCGTCCCGCTGGTGATAGCCGTCGGCGTCGCGAACCTGCTGGGCACGCTGTACTTCGCGCTGTCGGCCTCGCTGCGCACGCTCCCGGCCGTTAGAGACGTCGAGTACGGCGACGACCGAATCGAACAGTTCCGCAGTGGTCCGTAA
- a CDS encoding metal-dependent hydrolase → MGSVVVWPWEHLAVGYLCFSLLLRVRGRRPRTMGVVAVAVGSQFPDLVDKPLGWGTTLLPSGTSLAHSLLFAVPVSILVVLATRDRYPSAGTGFALAYLAHLPCDALYGLAFGHHPRLGFLLWPLVPIEPSPPTNVLARAAELFTEFVAVLGTPLGLRFLLLEALLVGGTALLWYADGHPGLELVPGTAVGE, encoded by the coding sequence GTGGGGTCGGTAGTCGTGTGGCCGTGGGAACACCTCGCCGTCGGCTATCTTTGCTTCTCGCTGTTGCTCCGCGTTCGGGGCCGACGGCCGCGAACGATGGGCGTCGTCGCCGTCGCGGTCGGTTCGCAGTTTCCCGATTTAGTCGACAAGCCGCTGGGATGGGGGACGACCCTGCTCCCGTCGGGCACGTCGCTCGCGCACTCGCTCCTGTTCGCCGTTCCGGTATCGATACTCGTCGTCCTCGCGACGCGTGACCGATACCCTTCAGCGGGGACGGGATTCGCGCTCGCGTACCTCGCGCACCTCCCCTGTGACGCTCTCTACGGCCTCGCCTTCGGTCACCACCCACGGCTGGGATTCCTCCTGTGGCCGCTTGTCCCCATCGAACCGTCGCCGCCGACGAACGTCCTCGCGCGGGCCGCGGAACTGTTCACCGAGTTCGTCGCCGTCTTGGGGACGCCGCTGGGGCTTCGATTCCTCCTCCTCGAAGCGCTTCTGGTCGGCGGGACGGCCCTCCTCTGGTACGCCGACGGCCATCCGGGCCTCGAACTCGTTCCCGGCACCGCCGTCGGTGAGTGA
- a CDS encoding DUF5658 family protein, producing MSLDFTAERAFVGDDSIGLDYFLWGVVLAAASADVALTLLGLSMCFSEANPVAQMALDTGGGAGLFVLKAAALGALFAVYRYASSRYRRAALVAFSLPQLFAVGHNTLLIVKHAHVC from the coding sequence GTGTCACTCGACTTCACCGCCGAGCGAGCGTTCGTCGGCGACGACAGCATCGGGCTGGATTATTTCCTCTGGGGAGTCGTCCTCGCCGCCGCGAGCGCGGACGTGGCGCTGACGCTGCTCGGGTTGTCGATGTGTTTCAGCGAAGCGAACCCGGTCGCGCAGATGGCACTCGACACCGGCGGCGGGGCCGGACTGTTCGTGCTGAAGGCGGCCGCGCTCGGCGCGCTGTTCGCCGTCTACCGGTACGCATCGTCGCGGTATCGCCGCGCCGCGCTCGTCGCGTTCTCACTCCCGCAACTGTTCGCGGTCGGACACAACACGCTCCTCATCGTGAAGCACGCCCACGTCTGTTAG
- a CDS encoding pre-peptidase C-terminal domain-containing protein produces MSEQTHSRSGRRRRASTRLAVVAVVLAVVFAGPIASTTMVAAAQSTQDTREIAYGETVSGAVDSVDPVREAPVDNGHTGDFYYEPVSFEGSAGDVVDIELYGPTDTSLVLVGPDGTEVSMNEDGGPGNNSQVVARLPEDGTYTIQVTSHFPEKSYEYLLSLENLTVDEKSSVSIGETRVGVVDDESSESTRFGGAYDEYRFDAEPGDEVEITMHGSVDSALYLIDREGQVVAQEVAPYAGRDVTLEYTVEQERSYRLIVGSGDEDGEFAYVLETRLAGSVDDQTTDEPTSETSGHTDGGGHAPIGPPESSLNLMSNGLDVTSATLGTPVTYSVTVANYGDAAGTFNESVLVNGAEAARFNGTVEPYTKRTMQVTLTPNQTGKHSVGLPNETTETLTIVPPDSPDGNTVSLADGTEMGIKQNTTSGETVPFEFRVRTNGSTLRTVTVNASGSGTMWLEATSTPLGADGPPAEGLSVQHGFALSPSLQSNGTDATTAMTDGTVTIEVNRSALNTSEASVVVYRQSETGDWEPLPTTRVSSTPDNVTYSATTDQFSTVALGTVTPVTSTGSLSTTSMTAGESATVTATVTNSGSAAVDHTVNFEVDGQTVRQQTVTVSPGSEQTVTASISPSAGDHEVTVGGESVGTLTVEQAETPTPTEDSSTPVTTDATETTAGSGPGFGVVVAVLALTAGLLVLGRRRENKP; encoded by the coding sequence ATGTCAGAACAGACACACAGCCGCTCGGGTCGGAGACGCCGAGCGAGTACGCGCCTCGCCGTCGTGGCAGTGGTCCTCGCCGTCGTCTTCGCCGGGCCGATTGCGAGTACGACGATGGTCGCTGCGGCACAGTCGACCCAAGATACACGCGAAATTGCTTACGGTGAGACGGTGTCGGGCGCGGTCGATAGCGTCGACCCGGTGCGAGAGGCTCCGGTCGACAACGGTCACACCGGCGACTTCTACTACGAACCGGTGTCCTTCGAGGGGAGCGCCGGTGACGTGGTCGATATCGAGCTGTACGGCCCGACGGACACGTCGTTGGTCCTCGTCGGTCCCGACGGCACGGAAGTGTCGATGAACGAGGACGGCGGCCCGGGCAACAACTCCCAAGTGGTCGCTCGACTCCCCGAGGACGGCACGTACACGATTCAGGTGACCAGCCACTTCCCCGAGAAGAGCTACGAGTACCTCCTCTCGCTCGAAAACCTGACTGTCGACGAGAAGTCGTCCGTGAGTATCGGTGAAACCAGAGTGGGCGTCGTCGACGACGAGAGCTCCGAGAGCACGCGCTTCGGCGGGGCCTACGACGAGTACCGGTTCGACGCCGAACCCGGCGACGAGGTGGAAATCACCATGCACGGCTCCGTCGACTCCGCGCTGTACCTCATCGACAGAGAGGGCCAGGTCGTCGCACAGGAAGTCGCGCCCTACGCCGGACGGGACGTGACGCTCGAATACACCGTCGAGCAAGAGCGTTCCTACCGCCTCATCGTGGGAAGCGGTGACGAGGACGGCGAGTTCGCGTACGTCTTAGAGACGCGGCTGGCGGGGTCCGTGGACGACCAGACCACCGACGAGCCGACCAGCGAGACGAGCGGCCACACAGACGGTGGCGGACACGCCCCGATCGGCCCGCCCGAGTCGTCGCTGAATCTGATGAGCAACGGTCTCGACGTGACTTCGGCGACGCTCGGGACGCCCGTCACCTACAGCGTCACCGTCGCCAACTACGGCGACGCCGCCGGAACGTTCAACGAGAGCGTGCTGGTCAACGGCGCGGAGGCCGCCCGGTTCAACGGCACGGTCGAACCGTACACGAAGCGGACCATGCAGGTCACGCTGACCCCCAACCAGACCGGCAAACACAGCGTGGGACTGCCGAACGAAACGACCGAGACGCTGACAATCGTGCCCCCGGACTCGCCCGACGGCAACACCGTCTCGCTCGCCGACGGAACCGAGATGGGTATCAAGCAGAACACCACCAGCGGCGAGACGGTCCCCTTCGAGTTCCGCGTCCGAACCAACGGCTCGACTCTGCGGACGGTGACGGTCAACGCGTCAGGGTCGGGGACCATGTGGCTCGAAGCCACCTCGACGCCCCTCGGCGCTGACGGGCCGCCTGCCGAGGGCCTGTCGGTCCAACACGGCTTCGCGCTCTCGCCGTCGCTCCAGTCCAACGGGACGGACGCAACTACGGCGATGACGGACGGCACGGTCACCATCGAGGTGAACCGGAGCGCGCTAAACACGAGCGAGGCGAGCGTCGTCGTCTACCGACAGTCCGAAACCGGTGACTGGGAACCGCTCCCGACCACTCGCGTCTCCTCGACGCCCGACAACGTGACCTACAGCGCGACGACCGACCAGTTCTCGACCGTCGCCCTCGGAACGGTCACACCGGTCACCAGCACCGGGTCGCTCTCGACCACCTCGATGACGGCCGGTGAGTCGGCGACGGTGACTGCGACGGTCACGAACAGCGGGTCCGCCGCCGTCGACCACACCGTGAACTTCGAGGTCGACGGGCAGACGGTGCGCCAGCAGACCGTGACCGTCTCGCCGGGGAGCGAGCAGACGGTGACCGCGTCGATTTCCCCCTCGGCGGGCGACCACGAGGTGACCGTCGGCGGCGAATCGGTCGGCACGCTCACCGTCGAGCAAGCGGAGACGCCCACGCCGACCGAGGACAGTTCGACGCCCGTCACGACGGACGCCACCGAGACCACCGCGGGTAGCGGTCCCGGGTTCGGCGTCGTCGTCGCAGTCCTCGCGCTGACCGCGGGACTCCTCGTCCTCGGTCGACGTCGCGAAAATAAGCCCTAA
- a CDS encoding DUF7344 domain-containing protein — MEQNNTELSRDRVFDILSSPRRRYVLYFLRTEPNPIQLTDLAEHVAAWENDTTVEELSTQQRKRVYVSLYQTHLPKLAESGLVEYDEDSGEVSIAQKASEIDPYLGDQEDEPPWYLFYLGLAAVSLVLVAASLAGLGIAEGITAVVVVGAFVVLTVVHTVYRRRQRPPPAEFSE; from the coding sequence ATGGAACAAAACAACACAGAACTCTCACGCGACCGCGTCTTCGACATACTCAGTAGTCCACGCCGTCGGTACGTCCTCTACTTCCTCAGGACCGAACCGAACCCGATTCAGTTGACCGACCTGGCCGAACACGTTGCGGCCTGGGAAAACGACACGACGGTTGAAGAACTCTCCACGCAACAACGAAAGCGCGTGTACGTCTCGCTGTACCAGACGCATCTCCCCAAACTGGCCGAGTCAGGACTGGTCGAGTACGATGAGGACTCCGGTGAAGTATCTATCGCCCAGAAGGCGTCGGAGATAGACCCCTACCTCGGCGACCAGGAGGACGAACCGCCGTGGTATCTGTTCTACCTCGGTCTCGCCGCGGTGAGTCTGGTACTCGTCGCGGCGTCGCTGGCGGGCTTGGGGATTGCGGAAGGAATAACCGCGGTGGTCGTGGTGGGGGCGTTCGTCGTTTTGACCGTCGTTCACACGGTATATAGACGGCGTCAGCGCCCGCCGCCGGCGGAGTTCAGCGAATGA
- a CDS encoding DUF7344 domain-containing protein: MSDTESPPAGPNAVSTAASPDRSGPDQSGRESLPLGTVFDVLKNDRRRHAVRFLLDAADETSVGSLSEHVAAIEQGTTADAVTQKQRKRVYVSLHQCHLPKMDKLAVVEFDRDGGTVRAGTAAADLAPYLDHEFDDRTPWYRYYAGITIVGAVLFAATAATPLLPLSAVCTGLLLAVGVCAGLHYKAERRR; this comes from the coding sequence GTGAGCGATACGGAGTCTCCCCCCGCCGGTCCGAACGCCGTCTCGACAGCGGCGAGTCCTGACAGGTCCGGGCCCGACCAGTCGGGACGGGAATCACTCCCGCTCGGAACCGTCTTCGACGTGTTGAAAAACGACCGGCGGCGGCACGCGGTCAGGTTCCTCCTCGACGCCGCCGACGAAACCTCGGTCGGGTCGCTGTCAGAACACGTCGCGGCGATAGAGCAGGGGACGACCGCCGACGCAGTGACGCAAAAACAGCGAAAGCGCGTGTACGTTTCCCTCCATCAGTGTCATCTCCCGAAGATGGACAAACTCGCGGTAGTCGAGTTCGACCGGGACGGCGGGACGGTGCGAGCGGGGACCGCCGCCGCGGACCTCGCCCCCTACCTCGACCACGAATTCGACGACCGGACCCCGTGGTACCGGTATTACGCCGGCATTACCATCGTCGGGGCGGTCCTGTTCGCGGCGACGGCCGCGACACCGCTCCTCCCCCTCTCCGCGGTCTGTACGGGCCTCCTGCTCGCCGTCGGCGTCTGTGCGGGGCTACATTACAAGGCCGAGCGCCGTCGCTAG
- the dph2 gene encoding diphthamide biosynthesis enzyme Dph2: MSQERTEGDLRNTGLSLKHDREWDYEVDRIVDAVEERDASTVGLQFPEGLKRRGPAVADDLREELPDDVSVMMSGQPCYGACDLDTYLMRRTDVFVHFGHSPMKESDKIIYVPLFSNVDVFPMMEQAAEEELTSPDEDPDVGLVTTAQHMNKFDEMRSWLEERGYEVHTRKGDDRLTHEGQVLGCNYASADVDADQILYVGGGKFHPLGLAMEHPEKKVVIADPVNNSLTIADTEKFMKQRYASVHKAMDAETWGVIFCTKIGQGRWEKAQEIVENNDDAYLITMDEVTPDRLTNFGMDAYVNTGCPRITTDDGPQFKRPMLTPGEYEIAVGEKPLESLEFDTFHGTW, from the coding sequence ATGAGTCAAGAGCGTACCGAGGGTGACCTCCGCAACACGGGCCTCTCGCTCAAGCACGACCGGGAGTGGGACTACGAAGTCGACCGCATCGTCGACGCCGTCGAAGAGCGCGACGCCTCCACGGTCGGCCTCCAGTTCCCCGAGGGCCTGAAGCGGCGCGGTCCCGCCGTCGCCGACGACCTGCGCGAGGAACTCCCCGACGACGTGAGCGTGATGATGTCCGGACAGCCGTGTTACGGAGCCTGCGACCTCGACACCTATCTGATGCGCCGGACCGACGTGTTCGTCCACTTTGGTCACTCGCCGATGAAGGAGTCGGACAAGATTATCTACGTCCCGCTGTTCTCGAACGTCGACGTCTTCCCGATGATGGAACAGGCCGCCGAGGAGGAACTGACGAGTCCCGACGAGGACCCCGACGTGGGACTGGTGACGACGGCCCAGCACATGAACAAGTTCGACGAGATGCGCTCGTGGCTGGAAGAGCGCGGCTACGAGGTCCACACCCGCAAGGGCGACGACCGACTGACCCACGAGGGGCAGGTCCTCGGGTGTAACTACGCTTCTGCGGACGTGGACGCCGACCAGATTCTCTACGTCGGCGGCGGGAAGTTCCATCCCCTCGGACTGGCGATGGAACACCCCGAGAAGAAGGTCGTCATCGCCGACCCGGTGAACAACTCTCTCACTATCGCCGACACGGAGAAGTTCATGAAACAGCGCTACGCCTCGGTCCACAAGGCGATGGACGCCGAGACGTGGGGCGTCATCTTCTGCACCAAAATCGGGCAGGGCCGATGGGAGAAAGCCCAAGAAATCGTCGAGAACAACGACGACGCCTACCTCATCACGATGGACGAAGTCACGCCGGACCGCCTGACCAACTTCGGGATGGACGCCTACGTCAACACCGGGTGTCCGAGAATCACGACCGACGACGGCCCGCAGTTCAAGCGGCCGATGCTCACCCCCGGTGAGTACGAAATCGCCGTCGGCGAGAAACCGCTGGAGTCGCTGGAGTTCGACACGTTCCACGGCACGTGGTAA
- a CDS encoding MBL fold metallo-hydrolase — translation MTVESDWDDWLLRAVEDADPDGLAIWYLGCNGFIVKSSGDTTVFIDPYLGIGDPPRTVRMVPVPFEPGDVQEADAVLGTHEHTDHVHGSSQAPILASTGADYYTTDSGHEVIHDEAWLENWSVTDDQLHEIEEGDTLEIGDITIHVEPANDPDADHPVSFVFEHEAGTFFHGGDARPGDFETVGERYDIDLGVLAFGAVGMIDDPDTGEPQRTQWYSDENMIIQAANELQLDTLLPSHWDMWKGMTTEPTVLHNHANSFDHPESLEIAEIGDRVDL, via the coding sequence ATGACAGTCGAATCTGACTGGGACGATTGGCTCCTGCGCGCCGTCGAAGACGCCGACCCCGACGGACTGGCGATTTGGTACCTCGGCTGTAACGGCTTCATCGTCAAGTCAAGCGGCGACACGACGGTGTTCATCGACCCCTATCTCGGCATCGGCGACCCGCCCCGGACCGTCCGAATGGTCCCCGTGCCGTTCGAACCGGGCGACGTGCAGGAGGCCGACGCCGTCCTCGGCACGCACGAACACACCGACCACGTTCACGGCTCCTCGCAGGCCCCCATCCTCGCCAGCACGGGCGCGGACTACTACACGACCGACAGCGGCCACGAGGTCATCCACGACGAGGCGTGGCTGGAGAACTGGTCGGTCACCGACGACCAACTCCACGAAATCGAGGAGGGCGACACGCTCGAAATCGGCGACATAACTATCCACGTCGAACCGGCCAACGACCCCGACGCCGACCATCCCGTTTCGTTCGTCTTCGAACACGAGGCCGGGACCTTCTTCCACGGCGGCGACGCTCGCCCGGGCGACTTCGAGACGGTCGGCGAACGATACGACATCGACCTCGGCGTCCTCGCGTTCGGTGCCGTCGGCATGATAGACGACCCGGACACCGGCGAACCACAGCGGACCCAGTGGTACAGCGACGAGAACATGATTATCCAGGCCGCCAACGAACTCCAGTTGGACACGCTCCTGCCGAGCCACTGGGACATGTGGAAAGGCATGACTACGGAACCGACGGTCCTGCACAACCACGCCAACAGCTTCGACCACCCGGAATCGCTCGAAATCGCCGAAATCGGCGACCGCGTGGACTTGTAG